One window from the genome of Marinobacter sp. es.048 encodes:
- a CDS encoding F0F1 ATP synthase subunit I, with product MTKAASGGIGRPPIVRWFAIESVVLVFVSLAFLLRGEVSGYSALLGGLIFLIPHGYFALKAFRFSGARSAKKIMTSFYQGEAGKLILCAILFTMVFKWIQPLDIAALFLTFAIMLVTNWLTPLLAGSNTQQS from the coding sequence ATGACGAAGGCAGCTTCAGGCGGCATTGGCCGTCCACCCATCGTACGATGGTTTGCAATAGAAAGTGTGGTACTTGTCTTCGTCAGCCTGGCGTTTCTCTTGCGAGGCGAGGTTTCCGGTTATTCAGCGCTTCTTGGTGGGCTTATCTTTCTGATCCCCCATGGTTATTTTGCGCTCAAGGCATTCCGCTTCTCCGGCGCGCGGTCTGCCAAGAAAATTATGACTTCTTTTTATCAGGGTGAGGCCGGCAAGCTCATCCTGTGCGCCATCCTCTTTACGATGGTGTTCAAATGGATTCAGCCGCTTGATATAGCGGCACTTTTTTTAACATTTGCGATCATGCTGGTCACCAACTGGTTGACACCGCTACTGGCGGGCAGCAATACGCAGCAAAGCTAA
- the atpB gene encoding F0F1 ATP synthase subunit A: MAGSASEYIQHHLQNLTYGKLPAGYERADGTVLQDATWTLAHTGREASDMGFWALHIDSLGWAVALGALFLFIFRLAAKRATSDQPGGLQNFVEVMVEFVDQSVKETFHGKNKVIAPLSLTIFCWVFLMNLMDLVPVDFLPQLFHLMGLEYMKVVPTTDVNVTLGMSLSVFALIIYYSLKVKGVGGFVGELTLHPFSSDNLFLKILLVPINFLLEGVSLIAKPISLALRLFGNLYAGELIFILIALLPFWAQWALSVPWAIFHILVITLQAFIFMMLTIVYLSMAHEDSH, encoded by the coding sequence ATGGCAGGAAGTGCATCCGAATATATTCAGCATCACCTCCAGAACCTCACCTACGGTAAACTTCCGGCAGGCTATGAGCGTGCCGACGGAACCGTACTTCAAGATGCAACCTGGACGCTGGCTCACACCGGCAGGGAAGCATCCGACATGGGCTTCTGGGCACTGCACATTGATTCACTGGGTTGGGCGGTCGCGCTCGGTGCCCTGTTCCTGTTTATTTTCCGTTTGGCCGCGAAGCGTGCTACCTCAGACCAGCCTGGTGGGCTCCAGAACTTCGTTGAAGTGATGGTTGAGTTTGTCGATCAGAGTGTCAAGGAAACCTTCCACGGCAAGAACAAGGTTATTGCGCCGCTGTCGCTGACCATCTTCTGCTGGGTATTCCTGATGAACCTGATGGACCTGGTGCCGGTCGACTTCCTGCCCCAGCTGTTCCACCTGATGGGTCTGGAATACATGAAGGTCGTTCCGACCACAGATGTGAACGTTACGCTGGGCATGTCCCTGTCCGTATTCGCACTGATCATCTATTACAGCCTGAAAGTGAAGGGCGTGGGTGGCTTCGTTGGTGAGCTGACTCTGCACCCCTTCTCCTCAGACAATCTGTTCCTGAAGATTTTGCTTGTCCCGATCAACTTCCTGCTGGAAGGCGTGAGCCTGATCGCCAAGCCGATCTCACTGGCGCTGCGTCTGTTCGGTAACCTGTACGCAGGCGAGTTGATCTTCATCCTGATTGCACTGCTGCCTTTCTGGGCACAGTGGGCACTGTCTGTACCCTGGGCGATTTTCCACATACTGGTTATCACCCTGCAGGCATTCATCTTTATGATGTTGACGATCGTGTACCTGAGCATGGCTCACGAAGACAGTCACTGA